One segment of Streptomyces bathyalis DNA contains the following:
- a CDS encoding type I polyketide synthase, with the protein MRMLDTDASHVSSRSNPVIAINPLHRPSPRLTAGACAAGALGVLELPAGDGALREAAEHLDRTNRWTARPFGVRIRPGCPVTDGDLPDAAETVLIADPARSPGEFGGRRVLVEVTGLDEARRAAASGAHGLIVRGTEAGGRAGELSTFVLLQQVLAALGGGGRDGLPDGMPVWACGGIGPHTAAAAVAGGAAGVVLDTQLALLDEAGLPLEITQALSGLDGSETVLHHGMRVLRRRGPGAPELPEDAGEFISRIGGDDLRSQFLPIGQDAFLAASFARRWNSVTDVVRGIREAVAAAVQDDQAATALGPGAPGAVALGTRLPVAQGPMTRVSDQPDFAAAVAADGALPFLALALAAAGQTRTMLEATKSALGEAPWGVGILGFADEEIRAAQLEVVRQVRPTHAIIAGGRPAQAAALEAEGISTFLHVPSPGLLRQFLAAGARKFIFEGAECGGHVGPRNSFPLWEAQAEILLEFVAKERPGAAGEITVLFAGGVHDERSASMVAALAAPLTRAGVATGVLMGTAYLFTQEAVDAGAILPRFQQQVVAAERTDLLETAPGHATRCAHSAFTSHFSSLKDQLREAGVPEREIWEQLEKFNVGRLRVASKGIERVGPELRGVDEQRQGDEGMFMAGEVCVLRRNVTTVAALHESVGERAAALLRVRAHRLRDELGLATSGSGVEEESRAEPLRIAIVGMAGMFPGAEDLTAFWANVLAGKDCVTEVPEERWDPDLYYAPDGDGERTPSRWGGFLPEIPFDPLSFGIPPASLASIEPVQLLALEAARRALADAGCEGRPVDHSRTSVVFGAEAGSDLSNASVLRTVLPAYLGGDLPAALDEQLPHLTEDSFPGVLANVIAGRIANRLNLGGANYTVDAACASSLTAVDVACKELVTGTSDMVLCGGADLHNGINDYLLFSSVHALSPTGRSSTFDDSADGIALGEGVGCVVLKRLADAERDGDRIYAVIDGVGSASDGRALGLTAPRPEGQRAALTRAYRNAGVTPAQIGLVEAHGTGTVVGDRTELTTLTEVFTEAGAAPGSCAIGSVKSQIGHTKCAAGLAGLIKTTLALYHGVKPPTLHIEEPNAAWNQDSSPFFFHSAARPWAAEASERVAGVSAFGFGGTNFHAVLRAYDQAPSVHSSDEWPVELFTFRGKDAESAQRAVSRLLEKVEQAGNGGTWRLRDYALGAARVSDSAAVRGEPVRIALLAQSVAELPGLLRRAAEGAHDPAAGIFAAGGSTTGAGAAGTPTGTESGGGAVAFLFPGQGSQRPGMLADLFVAFPELQRYLHMGSRWADALYPPTAFDEATADAQLARITDTAVAQPTLGIVELAAADLLASLGIRPDMAAGHSYGELVALGVAGALSPQDVLTASAARAEAILDQIPDEGDAGAMAAVTALPEKVDEVLALAGLDGEVVTANRNSPRQTVISGPTEAVTKAVGHLKDAGLSAKTLQVACAFHSPLVAGAGEAFARTLQSMYIHAPGLPVWSNSTAEPYDAVPHAVRAGLAEQIGSPVRFAEQIESMYAAGARVFTEVGPGKVLTRLVSAILGDRPHSTVTFEDARRGGLYGFLAGVAQLAVAGTDVRTGKLYQGRDAVDPESATPGKPVGWTVDGQLIRLADGTIPPNALRPPRPVTELIVPEPPTQDSPTLSGPDALIAEFLRSSREMVTAQRDVLLRYLGAADLPPAPAGSPALPAPSVTLPAAPAPMAAASTPAAPAEPVASPAAAAPSGTAAVLSAEAVLESVLSVVAERTGYPVDMIEPDLDLEADLSVDSIKRAEIAGELAVRLGLPVGQDADVEELSTARTAAGITELLVARIGSAAPEPVASPAAAAPSGSAAVLSAEAVLESVLSVVAERTGYPVDMIEPGLDLEADLSVDSIKRAEIAGELAVRLGLPVGQDADVEELSTARTAAGITELLVARLAPAAGTEAPQAAAPGTTPAQAESGASEEPAAGSAVVVAPQRLEFTEVELPAPPAPTLAEGTTVTVLGGGSLGTLVAERLREVGALPQTVPDGQRLPEELGEIVFHLHFLQSPEATLPDTFPLFQGVLASGPVRLIGAERRAEGAASGLRGFFRSVAREYENVAATLVEVGADDDPETVARVLVAELGATEREPVVLAEGGRRRALKLAPKDLGAVAATGAGPAGDGVSEAAAAGLDRDSVLLLVGGARGITARFARTVAAASRCRIELLGRTPVPPQSEDPATAAASGRDELRTAFIASGMKSPAEIERAVSAVLAEREVRETLSALRESGSQARYRSIDALDEEAVRAAVKEIHAEHGRLDGVVYAAGVIEDKLIAEKSPESFRRVFSTKADGARVLLDALGALPESPRFAVLFGSIAGALGNRGQADYAAANDALEELGRRWSTEDRRGLTVHWGPWAASETNSGMVTPELMRSYAARGIELLDPEEGPLSLLRELAWGAPTVHAVVAAASGW; encoded by the coding sequence ATGAGGATGCTGGATACGGACGCGTCCCACGTGTCCTCGCGATCCAATCCGGTCATCGCGATCAACCCCCTGCACAGGCCGTCACCACGGCTCACCGCGGGCGCCTGCGCCGCTGGGGCGCTCGGAGTTCTCGAACTGCCCGCCGGTGACGGCGCGCTGCGCGAGGCAGCCGAGCATCTCGACCGCACGAACCGCTGGACGGCACGCCCGTTCGGTGTCCGTATCCGCCCCGGGTGCCCGGTGACGGACGGCGACCTTCCCGACGCCGCGGAGACCGTGCTGATCGCCGACCCCGCACGCTCTCCGGGGGAGTTCGGCGGACGGCGCGTCCTCGTCGAGGTCACGGGGCTGGATGAGGCACGCCGCGCCGCGGCGTCCGGAGCGCACGGCCTCATCGTCCGCGGTACCGAAGCGGGCGGCCGCGCCGGGGAGTTGAGCACCTTCGTGCTGCTGCAGCAGGTGCTCGCGGCCCTCGGGGGCGGAGGCCGGGACGGGCTGCCCGACGGGATGCCCGTGTGGGCGTGCGGTGGCATCGGGCCCCACACCGCTGCCGCCGCCGTCGCGGGCGGAGCGGCCGGTGTCGTACTGGACACGCAGCTGGCCCTGCTGGACGAGGCGGGGCTGCCCCTGGAGATCACCCAGGCCCTCTCCGGACTCGACGGCTCCGAGACGGTGCTGCACCACGGCATGCGCGTGCTGCGGCGTCGCGGTCCCGGCGCTCCCGAACTGCCCGAGGACGCGGGGGAGTTCATCTCCCGCATCGGGGGCGACGATCTGCGCTCCCAGTTCCTCCCCATCGGTCAGGACGCCTTCCTCGCCGCGTCCTTCGCGCGCCGGTGGAACTCCGTCACCGATGTCGTACGGGGCATACGCGAAGCCGTCGCGGCCGCCGTCCAGGACGACCAGGCGGCCACCGCACTGGGCCCCGGCGCTCCCGGCGCCGTCGCCCTCGGCACCCGGCTGCCCGTCGCGCAGGGGCCGATGACCCGCGTCAGCGACCAGCCCGACTTCGCCGCCGCCGTCGCCGCGGACGGCGCGCTGCCCTTCCTCGCGCTGGCGCTCGCCGCTGCCGGCCAGACCAGGACGATGCTGGAGGCCACCAAGTCCGCGCTGGGCGAGGCTCCTTGGGGCGTGGGCATCCTCGGATTCGCCGACGAGGAGATCAGGGCGGCCCAGCTGGAGGTCGTACGCCAGGTCCGGCCCACCCACGCCATCATCGCCGGCGGCCGTCCCGCACAGGCGGCCGCGCTGGAGGCGGAGGGCATATCCACCTTCCTGCACGTGCCCTCGCCGGGGCTGCTGCGGCAGTTCCTCGCCGCGGGCGCCCGCAAGTTCATCTTCGAGGGAGCCGAGTGCGGCGGGCACGTCGGCCCGCGCAACAGCTTCCCGCTCTGGGAGGCGCAGGCCGAGATCCTGCTGGAGTTCGTGGCGAAGGAGAGACCCGGCGCTGCCGGTGAGATCACCGTCCTCTTCGCCGGCGGCGTGCACGACGAACGTTCCGCCTCGATGGTCGCCGCTCTCGCCGCACCGCTGACCCGCGCCGGGGTCGCCACCGGCGTACTGATGGGCACCGCCTACCTGTTCACCCAGGAAGCCGTGGACGCAGGTGCCATCCTTCCGCGCTTCCAGCAGCAGGTCGTCGCCGCCGAGCGCACCGACCTGCTGGAGACCGCGCCCGGACATGCCACCCGGTGCGCACACAGCGCCTTCACCTCCCACTTCTCCTCGCTCAAGGACCAGTTGCGCGAGGCCGGCGTGCCCGAGCGCGAGATCTGGGAGCAGCTGGAGAAGTTCAACGTCGGCCGGCTGCGCGTCGCCAGCAAGGGCATCGAGCGCGTCGGGCCCGAGCTGCGCGGGGTGGACGAGCAACGTCAGGGCGACGAGGGCATGTTCATGGCCGGCGAGGTCTGCGTGCTGCGCAGGAACGTCACGACGGTCGCCGCCCTCCACGAGTCCGTGGGCGAGCGTGCCGCCGCCCTGCTGCGCGTACGTGCGCACCGGCTGCGGGACGAACTCGGCCTCGCGACAAGCGGATCCGGGGTCGAGGAGGAGAGCCGGGCCGAACCGCTGCGCATCGCGATCGTCGGCATGGCAGGCATGTTCCCCGGCGCCGAGGACCTCACCGCCTTCTGGGCCAACGTGCTGGCAGGCAAGGACTGCGTCACGGAGGTGCCCGAGGAGCGCTGGGACCCGGACCTGTACTACGCGCCCGACGGCGACGGGGAGCGCACACCGTCACGCTGGGGAGGCTTCCTTCCCGAAATACCCTTCGACCCGCTGAGCTTCGGCATTCCTCCCGCCTCGCTGGCCAGCATCGAGCCCGTGCAGCTGCTGGCGCTGGAGGCAGCGCGGCGCGCTCTGGCCGATGCCGGGTGCGAGGGCCGGCCCGTCGACCACTCCCGTACGTCCGTCGTCTTCGGGGCGGAGGCCGGCAGCGACCTGTCCAACGCCAGCGTCCTGCGCACCGTGCTTCCGGCGTACCTCGGCGGTGACCTGCCCGCCGCCCTCGACGAGCAGTTGCCGCACCTGACCGAGGACTCCTTCCCCGGTGTCCTGGCCAACGTCATCGCCGGGCGCATCGCCAACCGGCTCAATCTCGGCGGGGCCAACTACACCGTGGACGCGGCGTGCGCCTCGTCGCTGACCGCCGTGGACGTCGCCTGCAAGGAACTGGTCACCGGCACCAGCGACATGGTCCTGTGCGGCGGCGCCGACCTGCACAACGGAATCAACGACTACCTGCTCTTCTCCTCCGTGCACGCCCTCTCGCCGACCGGGCGCTCCTCCACGTTCGACGACAGCGCCGACGGCATCGCGCTCGGTGAGGGCGTCGGCTGCGTCGTGCTCAAGCGCCTCGCCGACGCCGAACGCGACGGCGACCGCATCTACGCGGTGATCGACGGCGTCGGCAGCGCCAGCGACGGCCGCGCACTCGGCCTGACCGCGCCGCGCCCCGAGGGTCAGCGCGCGGCGCTCACCCGCGCCTACCGCAACGCGGGCGTCACTCCGGCTCAGATCGGCCTGGTCGAGGCGCACGGGACGGGCACCGTGGTGGGCGACCGTACGGAACTGACCACGCTCACCGAGGTGTTCACGGAGGCGGGAGCAGCACCCGGCAGTTGTGCCATCGGATCCGTCAAGTCGCAGATCGGGCACACCAAGTGCGCCGCCGGTCTCGCCGGGCTGATCAAGACGACACTGGCCCTGTACCACGGCGTGAAGCCCCCGACGCTGCACATCGAGGAGCCCAACGCCGCCTGGAACCAGGACAGCAGTCCCTTCTTCTTCCACTCGGCGGCCAGGCCGTGGGCCGCCGAGGCTTCCGAACGTGTCGCGGGTGTAAGCGCATTCGGCTTCGGCGGCACGAACTTCCACGCCGTACTGCGCGCCTACGACCAGGCGCCTTCCGTGCACTCCAGCGACGAGTGGCCGGTCGAGCTGTTCACCTTCCGCGGGAAGGACGCGGAATCGGCGCAGCGTGCCGTCAGCCGGCTCCTGGAGAAGGTCGAACAGGCCGGGAACGGCGGCACGTGGCGGCTGCGGGACTACGCGCTCGGCGCCGCCCGCGTCAGCGACTCCGCCGCCGTACGGGGCGAGCCGGTGCGCATCGCCCTCCTCGCGCAGAGCGTCGCGGAACTGCCAGGACTGCTGCGGCGTGCGGCCGAGGGCGCGCACGACCCCGCGGCGGGCATCTTCGCCGCCGGGGGCAGCACCACCGGTGCGGGGGCCGCTGGGACCCCGACCGGGACGGAATCCGGGGGAGGCGCCGTCGCGTTCCTCTTCCCCGGACAGGGCAGTCAGCGCCCGGGGATGCTCGCCGACCTCTTCGTCGCCTTCCCCGAACTCCAGCGCTACCTGCACATGGGCAGCCGCTGGGCGGACGCGCTCTACCCGCCGACCGCCTTCGACGAGGCGACCGCCGACGCGCAGCTCGCCCGCATCACCGACACCGCCGTCGCGCAGCCCACCCTGGGCATCGTCGAACTCGCCGCGGCCGATCTGCTCGCCTCGCTCGGCATCCGTCCGGACATGGCGGCCGGTCACAGCTACGGCGAACTCGTCGCGCTGGGTGTCGCGGGGGCACTGTCTCCCCAGGACGTGCTCACGGCGAGCGCCGCACGTGCCGAGGCGATACTCGACCAGATCCCGGACGAGGGCGACGCGGGCGCCATGGCCGCCGTGACCGCTCTGCCGGAGAAGGTCGACGAGGTGCTGGCACTGGCGGGCCTGGACGGCGAGGTCGTCACCGCCAACCGGAACTCGCCGCGGCAGACCGTGATCTCCGGCCCGACGGAGGCGGTCACCAAGGCCGTCGGCCACCTCAAGGACGCCGGTCTGTCCGCCAAGACGCTGCAGGTGGCGTGCGCCTTCCACAGCCCGCTCGTGGCAGGGGCCGGTGAGGCGTTCGCGCGGACTCTGCAGTCGATGTACATACACGCGCCCGGACTTCCCGTCTGGTCCAACAGCACGGCCGAGCCCTACGACGCCGTCCCCCATGCGGTGCGCGCAGGGCTCGCCGAACAGATCGGATCCCCGGTCCGGTTCGCCGAACAGATCGAGTCCATGTATGCCGCGGGCGCCCGCGTCTTCACAGAGGTCGGACCTGGCAAGGTCCTGACCAGGCTCGTTTCGGCGATCCTGGGGGATCGCCCGCACAGTACGGTCACATTTGAGGACGCCAGGCGCGGGGGACTGTACGGTTTTCTCGCCGGTGTCGCACAACTTGCCGTCGCTGGCACAGACGTGCGCACCGGAAAGCTCTACCAGGGGCGGGACGCCGTCGACCCGGAGAGCGCCACCCCCGGCAAGCCCGTCGGCTGGACCGTGGACGGTCAGCTCATCCGCCTCGCCGACGGCACCATTCCGCCCAACGCCCTTCGTCCCCCACGCCCAGTCACGGAGCTGATCGTGCCGGAACCCCCCACGCAGGACAGCCCCACGCTGTCCGGTCCGGACGCTCTCATCGCCGAATTCCTGCGCTCCAGCAGGGAGATGGTCACAGCGCAGAGAGATGTGCTGCTGCGCTACCTGGGAGCCGCCGACCTTCCCCCCGCTCCCGCCGGTTCACCGGCGCTGCCCGCTCCATCCGTCACGCTGCCTGCCGCGCCTGCCCCCATGGCGGCCGCGAGCACGCCCGCCGCTCCGGCCGAGCCCGTTGCCTCGCCCGCCGCTGCTGCTCCCTCGGGGACGGCTGCTGTGTTGTCGGCGGAGGCGGTGCTGGAGTCGGTGCTGTCGGTGGTGGCGGAGCGTACGGGTTATCCGGTGGACATGATCGAGCCGGACTTGGATCTGGAGGCGGATCTGAGCGTGGATTCGATCAAGAGGGCTGAGATCGCTGGTGAGTTGGCGGTGCGGTTGGGTCTGCCTGTGGGGCAGGACGCCGATGTGGAGGAGCTGAGTACGGCCCGTACGGCTGCCGGGATCACCGAACTCCTCGTCGCCAGGATCGGCTCCGCGGCTCCCGAGCCCGTTGCCTCGCCCGCTGCTGCTGCTCCCTCGGGGTCGGCCGCTGTGTTGTCGGCGGAGGCGGTGCTGGAGTCGGTGCTGTCGGTGGTGGCGGAGCGTACGGGTTATCCGGTGGACATGATCGAGCCGGGCTTGGATCTGGAGGCGGATCTGAGTGTGGATTCGATCAAGAGGGCTGAGATCGCTGGTGAGTTGGCGGTGCGGTTGGGTCTGCCTGTGGGGCAGGACGCCGATGTGGAGGAGCTGAGTACGGCCCGTACGGCGGCCGGGATCACCGAACTCCTCGTCGCCAGGCTGGCCCCTGCCGCCGGGACCGAGGCTCCGCAAGCCGCGGCCCCCGGAACCACGCCCGCGCAGGCGGAGAGCGGTGCGTCCGAAGAGCCGGCGGCGGGCAGTGCCGTCGTCGTGGCGCCGCAGCGGCTGGAGTTCACCGAGGTCGAACTGCCCGCGCCGCCGGCCCCCACCCTCGCCGAGGGCACCACCGTGACCGTCCTGGGCGGCGGCTCGCTGGGCACCCTCGTTGCGGAGAGGCTTCGGGAAGTGGGCGCGCTGCCGCAGACCGTGCCCGACGGTCAGCGACTCCCCGAGGAGCTCGGAGAGATCGTCTTCCATCTGCACTTCCTCCAGTCGCCGGAGGCCACGCTCCCGGATACCTTCCCGCTCTTCCAGGGCGTCCTGGCCTCCGGGCCCGTACGGCTGATCGGAGCGGAACGCCGTGCCGAGGGCGCCGCGTCCGGCCTGCGCGGCTTCTTCCGCAGCGTCGCCCGGGAGTACGAGAACGTCGCCGCGACTCTCGTCGAGGTCGGCGCGGACGACGACCCGGAGACGGTCGCCCGCGTTCTCGTGGCCGAACTCGGCGCCACGGAGCGCGAACCCGTCGTCCTCGCCGAGGGCGGACGCAGGCGGGCGCTGAAGCTGGCGCCCAAGGACCTGGGTGCCGTCGCCGCGACGGGCGCCGGTCCGGCCGGGGACGGCGTGTCCGAGGCGGCCGCCGCCGGACTCGACCGCGACTCGGTCCTGCTGCTGGTCGGCGGAGCCCGCGGCATCACCGCACGCTTCGCCCGTACGGTCGCGGCCGCGAGCCGCTGCCGGATCGAACTGCTGGGCCGCACCCCCGTGCCCCCGCAGTCCGAGGACCCGGCCACGGCCGCGGCGTCGGGACGCGACGAGCTGCGTACGGCCTTCATCGCGTCCGGCATGAAGTCGCCCGCGGAGATCGAGCGCGCCGTTTCCGCAGTCCTCGCCGAACGCGAAGTGCGCGAAACCCTCAGCGCGCTGCGGGAGTCGGGCAGCCAGGCGCGCTACCGCTCCATCGACGCGCTGGATGAGGAAGCCGTACGGGCCGCCGTGAAGGAGATACACGCGGAGCACGGCAGGCTCGACGGAGTCGTCTACGCGGCAGGCGTCATCGAGGACAAGCTGATCGCGGAGAAGTCGCCCGAGTCCTTCCGCCGCGTCTTCTCCACGAAGGCCGACGGTGCCCGCGTACTGCTCGACGCGCTCGGCGCGCTGCCCGAATCCCCGCGCTTCGCCGTGCTGTTCGGCAGCATCGCCGGAGCTCTGGGCAACCGCGGGCAGGCCGACTACGCGGCTGCCAACGACGCCCTGGAGGAGCTGGGCCGGCGCTGGTCGACCGAGGACCGCCGTGGCCTGACCGTCCACTGGGGGCCCTGGGCCGCGTCCGAGACCAACAGCGGCATGGTGACGCCCGAACTGATGCGCTCCTACGCGGCTCGCGGCATCGAACTCCTCGACCCCGAAGAGGGGCCGCTGAGTCTCCTGCGCGAACTCGCCTGGGGAGCGCCCACGGTGCACGCGGTGGTCGCCGCTGCATCCGGCTGGTGA